The Sphingobacterium bambusae genome includes a window with the following:
- a CDS encoding FKBP-type peptidyl-prolyl cis-trans isomerase has protein sequence MNILPKLAIIVTLAVATFSSCSKNNDLDYEKALEEQRIQDSINNARIQKLLKEQAPAIKAFADANLVNAKLDTATGIWYQLVQAGDDASYTYMVMNNSLVVPNITAKYKGTLLDGTVFDQSPIDKDFTSSLRNVIGAWQLAFFPKSISVNGNTYKVGGLTTNGLKKGGKIKFVTPSPWAYDAQSMDKIPANSPLYFELDVVDVK, from the coding sequence ATGAACATCCTACCTAAACTAGCAATTATCGTTACACTCGCTGTGGCAACTTTTTCATCTTGTTCAAAAAACAATGATCTAGATTACGAAAAAGCACTAGAAGAACAACGAATTCAAGACTCCATCAATAACGCTCGCATACAGAAACTACTGAAAGAACAAGCTCCGGCGATCAAAGCTTTTGCGGACGCGAATTTGGTGAATGCGAAACTGGATACGGCTACCGGTATATGGTACCAATTAGTTCAAGCTGGAGATGATGCATCCTATACCTATATGGTGATGAACAATTCACTCGTCGTCCCTAACATTACGGCCAAGTATAAAGGCACCTTACTTGACGGGACAGTTTTCGATCAATCACCGATTGATAAGGACTTTACCTCGTCTTTGCGTAATGTAATCGGCGCATGGCAATTGGCTTTCTTCCCTAAATCGATTAGTGTTAATGGAAATACCTACAAGGTGGGAGGTTTGACAACGAACGGATTAAAAAAAGGAGGTAAAATCAAGTTTGTTACCCCCTCTCCTTGGGCTTATGATGCGCAATCTATGGACAAAATTCCGGCCAATTCACCGCTATATTTTGAGCTCGACGTCGTTGATGTTAAATAA
- a CDS encoding FKBP-type peptidyl-prolyl cis-trans isomerase produces MKNLFKPLIAFAVVATTFTACMDKGDDIDYEGQALAEERRFDSVLNSQRNAIQAYVAAEFTNPVTDTTSINLPRLGKKVTRGMYYEILSAPSNNTYEYKYSGSGFVVPTVKLKYSVSTLSKTVVQSDATGGTYTLNYNNAAFSFVWLYSFYPYSISYNGNQVKIDQLGGLTKDGLKTGSKFRVISPSIWTETNASSSTIPANQPLVYEFEVISIE; encoded by the coding sequence ATGAAAAATCTATTTAAACCATTAATCGCATTCGCTGTAGTTGCAACTACCTTCACGGCCTGCATGGACAAAGGTGACGACATTGACTATGAAGGTCAGGCTTTGGCTGAAGAGAGAAGATTCGATTCTGTATTAAATTCACAAAGAAACGCGATACAAGCCTATGTCGCAGCCGAATTTACGAACCCTGTGACAGATACTACATCTATAAATTTGCCAAGATTGGGCAAGAAGGTAACTCGTGGAATGTACTATGAGATATTATCTGCACCGTCTAACAATACGTATGAATACAAATACAGCGGTAGCGGATTTGTTGTCCCAACTGTAAAATTGAAATATTCCGTATCGACATTAAGCAAAACCGTTGTTCAAAGCGATGCTACAGGTGGAACTTACACATTGAACTACAATAATGCGGCATTCAGCTTCGTTTGGCTTTACTCATTTTACCCTTATTCAATTTCTTACAACGGCAATCAAGTAAAAATCGACCAATTGGGAGGACTTACAAAGGACGGACTGAAAACAGGAAGTAAGTTTCGCGTGATTTCTCCGTCAATTTGGACAGAGACCAACGCTTCATCATCGACTATCCCTGCAAACCAACCTTTGGTTTACGAATTTGAAGTAATTTCCATTGAGTAA
- the gldB gene encoding gliding motility lipoprotein GldB — protein MPKKIIPFALFVMLLCSAGCRQEKKLPPVDHIPVDIKIERFDQALSKVEPEELATANARWSSSYGAFYADYVPFMLEAGDPRDPQTVEKNLAYIVQQKDFLALKAAVAKVYPDMKQQEKELTQAFKYVKYYFPNYTVPRFISFFSGFSVQVPIGEGYIGIGLDMFLGADSEFYPALVKTIPRYLSKRFAPAYIAPRVVESVLRQELIPQGETDRNTLQHMLYEGKLLLALDSMLPHTADTLKIGYSDAQLQWAKAYQPEVWAWFLQEDLLYSTDYLRIQRYFTEGPFTAELGENNESAPKLGTYLGWQIVRQYMERNPEITLAQLLANTDAQDILTKSKFKGK, from the coding sequence ATGCCAAAAAAGATCATACCGTTCGCTCTGTTTGTTATGCTGCTCTGCAGCGCAGGCTGTCGGCAGGAAAAGAAATTGCCTCCTGTGGATCATATTCCCGTAGATATTAAAATAGAACGGTTTGATCAGGCCTTGAGTAAGGTAGAGCCTGAAGAGTTGGCTACTGCAAATGCGCGCTGGTCATCCAGCTATGGTGCTTTTTATGCGGATTATGTTCCCTTTATGCTGGAGGCAGGCGATCCGCGAGATCCACAAACCGTAGAGAAGAATCTGGCTTACATTGTGCAGCAAAAAGACTTCCTTGCGCTAAAAGCTGCTGTCGCAAAGGTATACCCCGATATGAAACAGCAGGAGAAAGAGCTCACGCAAGCATTCAAGTACGTAAAATATTACTTTCCCAATTACACGGTGCCGCGCTTTATCTCCTTTTTCTCGGGCTTTTCTGTACAGGTACCCATTGGGGAAGGGTATATTGGCATCGGCCTCGATATGTTTCTCGGCGCCGATTCGGAGTTTTATCCTGCCTTGGTGAAGACTATTCCGCGCTATCTTTCCAAGCGCTTTGCTCCCGCATACATCGCACCCCGTGTTGTGGAAAGTGTATTGCGACAGGAGCTCATCCCACAAGGTGAAACCGATAGAAATACGCTGCAACATATGCTTTACGAAGGGAAATTGCTTTTGGCATTGGACTCTATGTTGCCCCATACGGCAGATACGCTTAAGATTGGCTACAGCGATGCGCAGTTGCAATGGGCCAAAGCTTATCAGCCGGAAGTGTGGGCTTGGTTTCTGCAGGAAGATCTGCTCTACAGTACGGATTATCTTCGTATACAGCGCTATTTCACGGAAGGACCGTTCACCGCCGAGCTCGGCGAAAATAATGAGTCGGCACCGAAGCTCGGAACGTATTTAGGCTGGCAAATTGTGCGACAATATATGGAGCGAAACCCTGAAATTACTTTAGCGCAGTTGCTAGCCAATACCGATGCACAGGATATATTGACGAAATCGAAGTTTAAAGGGAAGTAG
- a CDS encoding porin family protein, whose translation MTPYFKFLFFPVLFFLFSVHTTKAQYYSYDKNISLGLTFSPNMSWLNYQDGDSRESSPKVGYAYGLVADLGFARNYYFSTGLLINTLYSQSTANGNADLVEDKTYRLQYAEVPLAIKLKTNVGGAARFYGQFGFTAGVKVSGKERVETSTGYRAIDGDDIFRLGLLIGAGAEWRLTNSLSAMTGLSYNNGFTRTMRDGSPKLSYCALNIGLLF comes from the coding sequence ATGACTCCATATTTCAAATTTTTATTTTTTCCCGTCCTTTTCTTCCTTTTCTCCGTTCATACTACGAAAGCACAGTATTACAGTTACGATAAGAACATCTCCTTGGGACTAACGTTTAGTCCGAACATGAGCTGGTTAAACTATCAAGATGGGGATAGTCGCGAGAGCAGCCCGAAAGTAGGCTACGCTTATGGTCTTGTAGCCGATCTGGGATTTGCCCGCAACTATTACTTCTCAACAGGACTACTGATCAACACACTGTACAGCCAGTCTACTGCCAACGGAAATGCAGACCTAGTGGAGGATAAAACGTATCGCCTACAATATGCAGAAGTGCCTTTAGCCATCAAGCTAAAGACCAATGTGGGAGGTGCCGCTCGTTTTTACGGACAATTCGGATTCACCGCAGGCGTTAAGGTTTCCGGAAAAGAGCGCGTAGAAACATCTACAGGCTATCGCGCTATCGATGGCGATGACATCTTTAGGCTCGGATTGTTGATCGGTGCTGGCGCCGAATGGAGGCTGACAAACAGCCTATCGGCCATGACCGGCTTATCGTACAATAATGGCTTTACCCGCACAATGAGAGATGGTAGCCCCAAGCTATCCTATTGCGCATTGAACATTGGCTTATTATTTTAA
- a CDS encoding NAD+ synthase, whose translation MKIALAQLNYHIGNFADNNNKIIDSIERAKTDGADLIVFAELAVSGYPAKDLLRNQRFLDQCDASLLEIAKACQGISCVIGAPVRNTDPEGKALYNAAVLLEDGAIKSITKKSLLPDYDVFDEYRYFEPSATVSCIDIRGEKVALTICEDLWDDETSNNYVGDLMAELRKENPTVIVNIAASPFSYVHFENRLQVLKRNVIKAGCPLVYVNQIGAHTDIIFDGRSLALDGHGEILAELKGFNEDYRLVDIKALAEKKEHQKDGEIALIYEALLLGIRDYFHKSGFKKAVLGLSGGIDSAIVAALACEALGAENVMAILMPSIYSSDHSLKDALDLVNNTGCAHRIIPIKDVASAFDVTLAETFAGKEADLTEENIQARIRGTLLMAFSNKFGHILLNTSNKSEAAVGYGTLYGDMAGSLSVIGDVYKTQAYALANYINREREIIPTNTLVKPPSAELRPGQQDSDSLPPYDILDSVLYQLIELEKSASEVVQSGFDDALVSRIAKLLNNAEFKRFQAPPILRVSPKAFGNGRVMPLVAKYTF comes from the coding sequence ATGAAGATAGCATTAGCGCAATTAAACTACCATATTGGCAACTTTGCCGATAACAACAATAAAATAATCGACAGCATCGAACGCGCCAAGACAGATGGCGCTGATTTGATTGTATTTGCAGAACTTGCCGTGAGCGGTTACCCCGCCAAGGATCTACTACGCAACCAGCGCTTCTTGGATCAATGTGACGCAAGCCTACTGGAAATTGCCAAGGCCTGTCAGGGCATCAGCTGTGTAATTGGCGCGCCGGTGCGCAATACCGATCCAGAGGGCAAAGCCTTATACAATGCGGCGGTGCTTCTTGAAGATGGCGCAATCAAGTCTATCACCAAGAAAAGCCTACTGCCCGACTACGACGTGTTTGATGAATACCGTTATTTTGAACCCAGCGCCACTGTATCCTGTATAGATATCCGTGGCGAGAAGGTGGCACTAACGATCTGTGAAGATTTATGGGACGATGAGACCTCCAACAACTATGTTGGCGACCTGATGGCCGAGCTCCGCAAGGAAAACCCCACAGTGATCGTCAATATCGCGGCCTCTCCTTTCTCGTACGTACACTTCGAAAACAGACTGCAGGTATTAAAGCGAAACGTCATCAAGGCGGGTTGTCCGCTGGTATACGTCAATCAAATTGGTGCGCACACTGATATTATTTTTGATGGCCGCTCCCTGGCCTTGGATGGACACGGTGAGATCTTGGCCGAGCTCAAAGGCTTCAACGAGGATTATCGACTCGTCGACATAAAGGCGCTTGCCGAGAAAAAAGAACATCAAAAAGATGGAGAAATAGCCTTGATCTACGAAGCCTTATTGTTAGGGATACGTGATTACTTCCACAAATCGGGCTTCAAGAAAGCGGTATTGGGTCTATCCGGCGGAATAGACTCGGCCATTGTTGCGGCACTGGCCTGCGAAGCGCTTGGCGCTGAAAATGTAATGGCCATCTTGATGCCGTCCATCTACTCGAGCGATCACTCCCTGAAAGATGCCCTTGACTTGGTTAACAACACAGGCTGCGCACACCGCATCATCCCGATCAAGGATGTCGCATCGGCCTTTGACGTTACTCTCGCAGAGACATTTGCGGGCAAAGAAGCCGATCTCACCGAAGAGAATATCCAAGCACGCATCCGCGGCACGCTGCTGATGGCCTTCTCCAATAAGTTTGGCCACATTTTGCTCAATACGTCCAACAAGAGTGAAGCTGCTGTAGGCTACGGCACACTTTATGGTGATATGGCGGGATCACTCAGCGTTATTGGCGATGTCTATAAAACGCAGGCCTATGCCTTGGCCAACTATATCAACCGAGAGCGGGAAATTATTCCGACGAATACCTTGGTGAAACCACCCTCTGCCGAGCTGCGCCCCGGCCAACAGGATTCCGATTCGTTGCCTCCCTACGATATTTTGGACAGCGTGCTGTACCAGCTGATCGAGCTCGAAAAATCGGCATCAGAAGTCGTTCAATCGGGTTTTGATGACGCCTTGGTATCGCGTATTGCGAAACTGCTCAATAATGCAGAGTTTAAACGTTTTCAGGCGCCGCCTATTTTGCGTGTCAGCCCCAAAGCATTTGGCAATGGGCGGGTAATGCCTTTGGTTGCAAAATATACATTTTAA
- a CDS encoding DUF4136 domain-containing protein: MKKLGYIFALSLFVLLSSCASTQYNTTKMQTQDFGQYKTYGWLPPVDSLSKNYFNNDIARANILNTANKELESLGLTYSKDNPDVLFRYIPIVNNKSRLVYHSNVGWGGMGPWGWGMGWGWGMGWGGGYSYPVGSEKFRYAHLIIEALDRQSNAVVWQARGSFDTKQPERAINKLPKVVNGIFKNFPVKARR; the protein is encoded by the coding sequence ATGAAAAAGTTAGGATATATTTTCGCACTCAGCTTATTCGTACTTTTGTCTTCCTGTGCATCAACGCAGTATAACACGACAAAAATGCAGACCCAAGATTTTGGGCAGTACAAAACCTACGGATGGCTTCCTCCGGTAGATTCCCTATCGAAGAATTATTTCAATAACGATATTGCAAGAGCCAATATCTTGAATACAGCAAACAAAGAACTGGAATCTTTGGGTTTAACTTATTCTAAAGACAACCCAGACGTACTATTTCGCTACATCCCCATCGTAAACAACAAAAGCCGTTTGGTTTACCATTCCAACGTAGGTTGGGGCGGCATGGGACCATGGGGTTGGGGCATGGGCTGGGGCTGGGGTATGGGCTGGGGAGGCGGCTACAGCTACCCGGTTGGTAGCGAGAAGTTCCGTTATGCACACCTTATCATCGAAGCCCTAGACAGACAGAGCAATGCGGTAGTGTGGCAGGCAAGAGGTTCTTTTGATACCAAACAGCCTGAACGCGCCATCAACAAGTTGCCTAAAGTTGTTAATGGTATCTTTAAGAATTTCCCCGTCAAGGCAAGACGCTAG
- a CDS encoding DUF2264 domain-containing protein, with product MVYFRFVLKNTCALRVALASMLMLLLLSVRAQQTADVFQIVHPDYQRSPETGVSREHWKDAARYLLEGAFRHVPHMDSPMQFPKQAGRSYPRDGKHTATEKMEGLCRTLFVAIPLLREEPGIQIAGIDLGAYYRHQLKRMLDPSSDTYIEPLPAKGGPSQKLVEFGGLAVSLAAAPEVLWDPLDQQTKDALAKTMLSYGNGPTIDMNWRFFNIMILSFFNEKGYAIDQERLKSLLEKCLADYRGAGWYTDSPYYDYYSMWAFQMYGTLWTMFYGDKIYPEYAAHFRTHLRDMANYYPYMFAEDGKMIMWGRSISYRMGAAVTFPLLGTLQDQSINYGWMRRIASGSLLQFLQHPEFLDEGVPTLGFYGAFDPAVQEYSCRGSVYWLGKFFLGLLLPQDNVFWSATENNGAWDKQITQEKPFLTFAEGSNILTTDYKQIGAAELRAWCNSKQTGYYQGTENYNKLAYNSAFPWQADGKQGEIAMNYTFKTAKGWESLRMYNFKKYEQEVYYRDAVLASDETVKMQLADLCLANGILRVDRFAGDKNQVIRLGHYALPQLPGNTIQQKTVRYKGQEAIIMDNGVYQLAFVSLLGWHAPELVSCKNLHPEAVESRVINVQEEVAAGTNLACLMLWKRSGEKWTNKELFPIREVKTDGIDAASMEIIWRNGQRKTIDFGRR from the coding sequence ATGGTTTATTTCCGCTTTGTATTAAAAAATACCTGTGCACTTCGCGTCGCTTTAGCAAGTATGCTTATGCTGTTGTTGCTGTCTGTGCGAGCACAACAGACAGCTGATGTTTTCCAGATCGTGCATCCCGATTACCAGCGCAGTCCTGAAACGGGGGTCTCCCGCGAGCATTGGAAAGATGCTGCACGCTATCTTTTGGAAGGTGCTTTTCGCCATGTGCCCCATATGGACAGCCCCATGCAGTTTCCTAAGCAAGCCGGTCGCAGTTATCCTCGCGATGGTAAACATACCGCTACAGAGAAGATGGAGGGACTTTGCAGGACGCTGTTTGTGGCAATCCCCTTGTTAAGAGAGGAACCGGGCATACAGATTGCCGGCATCGATTTGGGCGCCTATTACCGGCATCAGCTCAAACGTATGTTGGATCCTAGCTCGGATACCTATATAGAGCCGCTGCCGGCGAAGGGCGGGCCAAGCCAAAAGTTGGTGGAGTTTGGGGGGCTTGCGGTATCCTTGGCCGCCGCCCCAGAGGTACTATGGGATCCGCTAGATCAACAAACCAAAGATGCGCTGGCCAAAACCATGCTGAGCTATGGCAATGGCCCTACCATCGATATGAACTGGCGCTTCTTCAACATCATGATTTTGAGCTTCTTTAACGAAAAGGGCTATGCCATTGACCAAGAACGTCTAAAGTCGCTTTTAGAAAAATGTTTGGCAGACTACCGTGGTGCGGGATGGTATACGGATAGTCCATACTACGACTACTACAGCATGTGGGCTTTCCAAATGTACGGGACACTATGGACGATGTTTTATGGCGATAAAATCTATCCGGAATATGCCGCGCATTTTCGCACGCATCTACGAGATATGGCTAACTATTACCCGTATATGTTTGCTGAAGACGGTAAAATGATTATGTGGGGACGCAGCATTTCCTACCGCATGGGCGCCGCTGTTACCTTTCCATTATTGGGCACCTTGCAAGATCAGTCGATCAACTACGGCTGGATGCGCCGTATTGCTTCAGGATCTCTACTACAGTTCTTACAACATCCGGAATTTTTGGATGAAGGCGTACCTACCCTAGGCTTTTATGGTGCTTTTGATCCGGCAGTGCAAGAGTATAGCTGTCGGGGTAGTGTATACTGGTTGGGTAAATTTTTTCTAGGCTTGTTGCTGCCTCAAGATAATGTGTTTTGGTCTGCCACAGAGAATAATGGCGCTTGGGATAAGCAAATAACGCAAGAAAAGCCATTCCTGACCTTTGCCGAAGGTTCGAATATCTTGACAACAGATTACAAACAAATTGGGGCAGCAGAACTGCGGGCATGGTGCAACAGTAAGCAGACCGGCTACTACCAGGGTACAGAAAACTATAATAAGCTGGCTTATAATAGCGCCTTTCCTTGGCAGGCAGATGGTAAGCAGGGGGAGATTGCGATGAATTATACGTTCAAAACGGCAAAAGGTTGGGAGTCGTTGCGTATGTACAATTTTAAGAAATACGAGCAGGAGGTATATTATCGGGATGCCGTCCTAGCGTCGGATGAGACGGTTAAAATGCAACTAGCCGACCTCTGCTTGGCAAACGGCATCCTTCGGGTCGATCGCTTTGCGGGAGATAAAAACCAAGTCATTCGTTTAGGACACTATGCCTTGCCTCAGTTGCCGGGCAACACGATACAGCAGAAAACGGTAAGGTACAAGGGACAAGAAGCGATCATTATGGATAATGGTGTTTATCAATTGGCGTTTGTTTCCTTGCTCGGATGGCATGCTCCGGAGCTGGTTTCCTGCAAAAACTTACATCCTGAAGCCGTGGAAAGCCGCGTAATCAATGTACAGGAAGAGGTCGCTGCAGGCACAAATTTAGCCTGTTTGATGCTGTGGAAGCGATCGGGCGAGAAATGGACTAACAAGGAATTGTTTCCCATCCGTGAAGTTAAAACCGATGGAATCGATGCTGCATCCATGGAAATTATTTGGCGAAATGGACAACGGAAGACTATTGATTTTGGGAGGCGTTAA